A genomic region of Sciurus carolinensis chromosome 7, mSciCar1.2, whole genome shotgun sequence contains the following coding sequences:
- the C7H6orf132 gene encoding uncharacterized protein C6orf132 homolog isoform X1 produces MKKNQTVQGTFSKLFGKKHANPAATSLYATNPPWIFTQEAREEGTRDFDGIYYGDNRFHTVSESGTATLKARPRVRPLLTFLPLNAQESHGLAVPTPSVPEDFADKEVTGISSLVNGNLRLYSSVGDLRPEHYGLDPLIPPPPPGPAPGPPQDISQPPMEAPPLPPPFAAPLPPPLLPESPPPPPPSTAPPPPPILDTLSPPAALSPPSTPTPPDFIPPAPPLAFLAPPPPSLPAPAPPAPVSPHAMGTRLFAPGGVTKWKSEVALNGRQSEDPRTSPPRSPAELKGSSLGPNPEPHLTFPRSFKVPPPTPVRTSSIPVQEAQGAPPEEEGATKKAPSRFPLPPSFHIRPASQVYPDRVPKPDHPGELRAEAPAQDSSRLSQPTTKEQAGTPPPAPPLPPPAPPLPPPAPPLPPAASLPSAELAAPPPARFTKSPKSSSPALKPKPRPPSPQDPSSSEPVDWRDPSQMEKLRSELAAYLCGSRREDRSVSHRSGPMVASQDKESKKVLSQLDEAAPTSLPEKIPPGVSEKSPCNSSVPLPPVDYVPQDAPTPSVRQIRNELEARLSSSADKEAKPSIGSLPPKPRLEGGRIFENGTDNGKFSKPVPKNPPALSTAPHPTTPLQSKDTPSPAIPPKATPPKATPGPATPPKATPGLTTLELATPPKAIPGRVIPPKAIPGLNTPEAAMPPKATSEPATPPKATPGPATPPKATPGLTTLEPATPPKATPGRAISSTVTTLPITSSQLMAEKDLIPVGQQEKTESQESTVSSQPGAKEPTSEVNSLPTPDALSSPALLSKMSPSPEDVPFLYKPHGSQNSPSREVAVVMPTLARGEAAESAGPVDEKEPQGLPVKPPAPAHPADQLLRHPVTGEVVEQGSPMALLLAARQRAQKGRPGGAALGRSSLPGSLRGHRSHPEASSDSIFYSDSRPNSFTVVPKLPKEAEKDSQLTSTARPTVSSQWRPQRGRDPEVTEPIHRPLWTKAEPPVAVAWERSAPSNLSLNRLLPKSSSSPSSPSYKREEEEEEKEFSFEVIPPPPEFSNDPEPPTPAPALQYAGRRATPARNNFKDLGQPLDAAPAAAPARGFSRFPSALYSGAGGLERFSGGGRSLIKKRLYVGEPHRNPGLPRGATGRSLSSPNCFGPQPGGPFGAQGGPEMRRVNSAGRAPPGGLHARRLSLEGAARGAGEAKYKAPGGGGSGGGTDYGFVPATGRSSHNTPHYGSPINTFTVRPGTRHPISYAYSGAHRKATS; encoded by the exons AACGCCCAGGAGAGCCATGGGCTGGCTGTGCCCACCCCTTCTGTCCCAGAAGACTTTGCAGACAAAGAAGTGACTG GTATCAGCTCACTAGTCAACGGCAACCTCCGACTGTACAGCTCTGTGGGTGACCTGAGGCCTGAGCACTATGGCCTGGATCCACTCAtccccccacctcccccaggCCCGGCCCCAGGACCACCCCAGGACATTTCACAGCCTCCAATGGAGGCCCCACCACTGCCTCCACCTTTCGCAGCTCCCCTACCACCTCCCCTGCTGCCGgaatccccacccccacccccacccagcacggccccacctccacctccaatACTGGACACCCTATCCCCGCCAGCCGCTCTTTCTCCCCCATCCACTCCCACCCCTCCTGACTTCATTCCCCCTGCCCCGCCCTTGGCCTTTCTAgcccctccaccaccctctttgCCAGCTCCAGCACCCCCAGCTCCAGTGTCTCCTCATGCAATGGGGACTCGTCTCTTTGCCCCTGGGGGTGTCACCAAGTGGAAATCAGAGGTAGCACTGAATGGCAGGCAGTCAGAGGACCCCAGAACCAGTCCCCCCAGGAGCCCTGCTGAGCTAAAGGGGAGCTCCCTGGGACCtaacccagagccccacctcaCCTTCCCCCGTTCATTCAAGGtgcctcccccaaccccagtCAGGACCTCATCTATCCCAGTTCAGGAAGCACAAGGGGCTCCCCCAGAGGAAGAGGGGGCTACCAAGAAAGCCCCCAGCCGCTTTCCACTGCCTCCTAGCTTCCACATTCGCCCTGCATCCCAGGTCTACCCAGACAGAGTCCCCAAGCCAGACCACCCTGGGGAGCTCAGGGCAGAGGCACCAGCACAGGACAGCTCAAGGCTCAGCCAGCCCACAACAAAGGAGCAAGCAGGaactccacccccagcccctcccctgccccctcctgcacccccactccctccccctgCACCTCCCCTTCCTCCAGCTGCTTCTTTGCCTTCTGCTGAGCTGGCAGCCCCTCCACCTGCCAGGTTTACCAAAAGCCCTAAATCCAGCTCGCCTGCTCTCAAACCCAAGCCCAGACCTCCCAGCCCGCAGGACCCCTCCTCTTCAGAACCTGTGGACTGGCGGGATCCCAGCCAGATGGAAAAGCTGCGAAGTGAACTGGCAGCCTACCTCTGTGGCTCCAGGAGGGAGGACCGATCCGTGAGTCACAGGTCAGGCCCCATGGTGGCCTCTCAGGATAAAGAGAGCAAGAAGGTCCTCAGTCAGCTAGACGAAGCAGCCCCCACAAGCCTGCCAGAGAAGATCCCCCCAGGTGTTTCTGAGAAGAGTCCCTGCAACAGCAGCGTGCCCCTGCCCCCAGTGGACTACGTCCCCCAAGATGCACCAACCCCCAGTGTTCGGCAAATCCGGAATGAGCTGGAGGCTCGGCTGTCCTCATCAGCAGACAAGGAGGCCAAACCCAGCATCGGGTCTCTACCACCTAAACCTCGGCTAGAAGGGGGAAGAATCTTTGAAAATGGAACTGATAATGGCAAATTCTCCAAGCCTGTACCCAAGAATCCGCCAGCTCTGTCCACTGCACCTCATCCAACCACACCACTCCAATCCAAGGACACACCTTCACCGGCCATACCACCCAAGGCCACACCACCCAAGGCCACACCTGGGCCGGCCACACCACCCAAGGCCACACCTGGACTGACCACACTTGAGCTAGCCACACCACCCAAGGCCATACCTGGGCGGGTCATACCACCCAAGGCCATACCTGGGCTGAACACACCTGAGGCAGCCATGCCACCCAAGGCCACATCTGAGCCGGCCACACCACCTAAGGCCACACCTGGGCCGGCCACACCACCCAAGGCCACACCTGGACTGACCACACTTGAGCCAGCCACACCACCCAAGGCCACACCTGGGCGGGCCATATCATCCACAGTCACAACTCTGCCCATTACGTCATCCCAACTGATGGCAGAAAAGGACCTCATCCCTGTAGGGCAGCAGGAGAAAACAGAATCTCAAGAAAGTACAGTATCCTCCCAGCCAGGAGCCAAAGAACCCACATCAGAAGTCAATAGCCTGCCCACACCAGATGCTCTCTCTTCTCCAGCTCTCCTATCAAAGATGTCCCCTAGCCCAGAAGATGTGCCATTTCTCTACAAGCCCCACGGTAGCCAAAACAGCCCCAGCAGAGAGGTTGCTGTGGTGATGCCTACGCTGGCCAGAGGAGAGGCTGCAGAGTCAGCTGGGCCTGTGGACGAAAAGGAGCCCCAGGGCCTGCCAGTCAAaccccctgccccagcccaccCTGCTGACCAACTCCTCAGACACCCAGTGACCGGGGAGGTGGTGGAACAGGGCTCCCCCATGGCCCTGCTCTTGGCAGCTAGGCAGAGAGCACAGAAGGGGAGGCCTGGAGGAGCAGCCCTGGGGCGGTCCTCCCTACCAGGGAGTCTCCGCGGCCACAGGAGCCATCCTGAGGCTAGCTCCGACAGCATTTTCTACAGCGATAGCCGACCCAACTCCTTCACTGTGGTTCCCAAATTACCCAAGGAGGCTGAGAAGGACTCCCAGCTGACCTCGACCGCGCGGCCCACGGTATCCAGTCAGTGGAGGCCTCAGCGGGGAAGAGACCCAGAGGTCACAGAGCCAATCCATCGTCCCCTGTGGACAAAGGCAGAGCCCCCAGTCGCTGTGGCCTGGGAAAGATCAGCTCCCTCCAACCTCTCCCTTAACCGCCTGCTGCCCAAgtcctcctcctctccatcctctCCTTCCTacaagagggaggaggaggaggaggagaaggaattcaGCTTTGAGGTCATCCCACCGCCGCCAGAGTTCAGCAATGACCCTgagccccccacccctgccccggCCCTCCAGTATGCGGGCCGCCGGGCGACCCCGGCCCGGAACAACTTTAAAGACTTGGGGCAGCCCCTGGACGCGGCCCCTGCGGCCGCGCCGGCTCGCGGCTTCTCGCGCTTTCCCAGTGCGCTCTACTCCGGCGCCGGGGGCCTGGAGCGCTTCTCCGGCGGAGGCCGTTCGCTCATCAAGAAGCGCCTGTACGTCGGGGAGCCCCACCGCAACCCCGGGCTGCCCCGTGGGGCCACCGGCCGCAGCCTAAGCTCCCCCAACTGCTTCGGACCGCAGCCCGGAGGACCCTTCGGGGCGCAGGGAGGCCCCGAGATGCGGCGCGTCAATTCCGCGGGCCGCGCGCCCCCCGGCGGCCTGCACGCGCGCAGGCTGTCCCTGGAGGGCGCCGCCCGGGGCGCGGGGGAGGCCAAGTACAAAGCGCCGGGTGGCGGCGGCAGTGGCGGCGGCACGGACTACGGCTTCGTCCCTGCCACCGGCAG GTCTTCTCACAACACCCCCCATTATGGAAGCCCCATCAATACCTTCACCGTGAGGCCTGGGACCCGTCATCCCATCTCCTATGCCTACTCAGGAGCCCACCGGAAAGCCACATCCTGA
- the C7H6orf132 gene encoding uncharacterized protein C6orf132 homolog isoform X2 has product MPPTPRGFSLKKPGRRGPEILNAQESHGLAVPTPSVPEDFADKEVTGISSLVNGNLRLYSSVGDLRPEHYGLDPLIPPPPPGPAPGPPQDISQPPMEAPPLPPPFAAPLPPPLLPESPPPPPPSTAPPPPPILDTLSPPAALSPPSTPTPPDFIPPAPPLAFLAPPPPSLPAPAPPAPVSPHAMGTRLFAPGGVTKWKSEVALNGRQSEDPRTSPPRSPAELKGSSLGPNPEPHLTFPRSFKVPPPTPVRTSSIPVQEAQGAPPEEEGATKKAPSRFPLPPSFHIRPASQVYPDRVPKPDHPGELRAEAPAQDSSRLSQPTTKEQAGTPPPAPPLPPPAPPLPPPAPPLPPAASLPSAELAAPPPARFTKSPKSSSPALKPKPRPPSPQDPSSSEPVDWRDPSQMEKLRSELAAYLCGSRREDRSVSHRSGPMVASQDKESKKVLSQLDEAAPTSLPEKIPPGVSEKSPCNSSVPLPPVDYVPQDAPTPSVRQIRNELEARLSSSADKEAKPSIGSLPPKPRLEGGRIFENGTDNGKFSKPVPKNPPALSTAPHPTTPLQSKDTPSPAIPPKATPPKATPGPATPPKATPGLTTLELATPPKAIPGRVIPPKAIPGLNTPEAAMPPKATSEPATPPKATPGPATPPKATPGLTTLEPATPPKATPGRAISSTVTTLPITSSQLMAEKDLIPVGQQEKTESQESTVSSQPGAKEPTSEVNSLPTPDALSSPALLSKMSPSPEDVPFLYKPHGSQNSPSREVAVVMPTLARGEAAESAGPVDEKEPQGLPVKPPAPAHPADQLLRHPVTGEVVEQGSPMALLLAARQRAQKGRPGGAALGRSSLPGSLRGHRSHPEASSDSIFYSDSRPNSFTVVPKLPKEAEKDSQLTSTARPTVSSQWRPQRGRDPEVTEPIHRPLWTKAEPPVAVAWERSAPSNLSLNRLLPKSSSSPSSPSYKREEEEEEKEFSFEVIPPPPEFSNDPEPPTPAPALQYAGRRATPARNNFKDLGQPLDAAPAAAPARGFSRFPSALYSGAGGLERFSGGGRSLIKKRLYVGEPHRNPGLPRGATGRSLSSPNCFGPQPGGPFGAQGGPEMRRVNSAGRAPPGGLHARRLSLEGAARGAGEAKYKAPGGGGSGGGTDYGFVPATGRSSHNTPHYGSPINTFTVRPGTRHPISYAYSGAHRKATS; this is encoded by the exons AACGCCCAGGAGAGCCATGGGCTGGCTGTGCCCACCCCTTCTGTCCCAGAAGACTTTGCAGACAAAGAAGTGACTG GTATCAGCTCACTAGTCAACGGCAACCTCCGACTGTACAGCTCTGTGGGTGACCTGAGGCCTGAGCACTATGGCCTGGATCCACTCAtccccccacctcccccaggCCCGGCCCCAGGACCACCCCAGGACATTTCACAGCCTCCAATGGAGGCCCCACCACTGCCTCCACCTTTCGCAGCTCCCCTACCACCTCCCCTGCTGCCGgaatccccacccccacccccacccagcacggccccacctccacctccaatACTGGACACCCTATCCCCGCCAGCCGCTCTTTCTCCCCCATCCACTCCCACCCCTCCTGACTTCATTCCCCCTGCCCCGCCCTTGGCCTTTCTAgcccctccaccaccctctttgCCAGCTCCAGCACCCCCAGCTCCAGTGTCTCCTCATGCAATGGGGACTCGTCTCTTTGCCCCTGGGGGTGTCACCAAGTGGAAATCAGAGGTAGCACTGAATGGCAGGCAGTCAGAGGACCCCAGAACCAGTCCCCCCAGGAGCCCTGCTGAGCTAAAGGGGAGCTCCCTGGGACCtaacccagagccccacctcaCCTTCCCCCGTTCATTCAAGGtgcctcccccaaccccagtCAGGACCTCATCTATCCCAGTTCAGGAAGCACAAGGGGCTCCCCCAGAGGAAGAGGGGGCTACCAAGAAAGCCCCCAGCCGCTTTCCACTGCCTCCTAGCTTCCACATTCGCCCTGCATCCCAGGTCTACCCAGACAGAGTCCCCAAGCCAGACCACCCTGGGGAGCTCAGGGCAGAGGCACCAGCACAGGACAGCTCAAGGCTCAGCCAGCCCACAACAAAGGAGCAAGCAGGaactccacccccagcccctcccctgccccctcctgcacccccactccctccccctgCACCTCCCCTTCCTCCAGCTGCTTCTTTGCCTTCTGCTGAGCTGGCAGCCCCTCCACCTGCCAGGTTTACCAAAAGCCCTAAATCCAGCTCGCCTGCTCTCAAACCCAAGCCCAGACCTCCCAGCCCGCAGGACCCCTCCTCTTCAGAACCTGTGGACTGGCGGGATCCCAGCCAGATGGAAAAGCTGCGAAGTGAACTGGCAGCCTACCTCTGTGGCTCCAGGAGGGAGGACCGATCCGTGAGTCACAGGTCAGGCCCCATGGTGGCCTCTCAGGATAAAGAGAGCAAGAAGGTCCTCAGTCAGCTAGACGAAGCAGCCCCCACAAGCCTGCCAGAGAAGATCCCCCCAGGTGTTTCTGAGAAGAGTCCCTGCAACAGCAGCGTGCCCCTGCCCCCAGTGGACTACGTCCCCCAAGATGCACCAACCCCCAGTGTTCGGCAAATCCGGAATGAGCTGGAGGCTCGGCTGTCCTCATCAGCAGACAAGGAGGCCAAACCCAGCATCGGGTCTCTACCACCTAAACCTCGGCTAGAAGGGGGAAGAATCTTTGAAAATGGAACTGATAATGGCAAATTCTCCAAGCCTGTACCCAAGAATCCGCCAGCTCTGTCCACTGCACCTCATCCAACCACACCACTCCAATCCAAGGACACACCTTCACCGGCCATACCACCCAAGGCCACACCACCCAAGGCCACACCTGGGCCGGCCACACCACCCAAGGCCACACCTGGACTGACCACACTTGAGCTAGCCACACCACCCAAGGCCATACCTGGGCGGGTCATACCACCCAAGGCCATACCTGGGCTGAACACACCTGAGGCAGCCATGCCACCCAAGGCCACATCTGAGCCGGCCACACCACCTAAGGCCACACCTGGGCCGGCCACACCACCCAAGGCCACACCTGGACTGACCACACTTGAGCCAGCCACACCACCCAAGGCCACACCTGGGCGGGCCATATCATCCACAGTCACAACTCTGCCCATTACGTCATCCCAACTGATGGCAGAAAAGGACCTCATCCCTGTAGGGCAGCAGGAGAAAACAGAATCTCAAGAAAGTACAGTATCCTCCCAGCCAGGAGCCAAAGAACCCACATCAGAAGTCAATAGCCTGCCCACACCAGATGCTCTCTCTTCTCCAGCTCTCCTATCAAAGATGTCCCCTAGCCCAGAAGATGTGCCATTTCTCTACAAGCCCCACGGTAGCCAAAACAGCCCCAGCAGAGAGGTTGCTGTGGTGATGCCTACGCTGGCCAGAGGAGAGGCTGCAGAGTCAGCTGGGCCTGTGGACGAAAAGGAGCCCCAGGGCCTGCCAGTCAAaccccctgccccagcccaccCTGCTGACCAACTCCTCAGACACCCAGTGACCGGGGAGGTGGTGGAACAGGGCTCCCCCATGGCCCTGCTCTTGGCAGCTAGGCAGAGAGCACAGAAGGGGAGGCCTGGAGGAGCAGCCCTGGGGCGGTCCTCCCTACCAGGGAGTCTCCGCGGCCACAGGAGCCATCCTGAGGCTAGCTCCGACAGCATTTTCTACAGCGATAGCCGACCCAACTCCTTCACTGTGGTTCCCAAATTACCCAAGGAGGCTGAGAAGGACTCCCAGCTGACCTCGACCGCGCGGCCCACGGTATCCAGTCAGTGGAGGCCTCAGCGGGGAAGAGACCCAGAGGTCACAGAGCCAATCCATCGTCCCCTGTGGACAAAGGCAGAGCCCCCAGTCGCTGTGGCCTGGGAAAGATCAGCTCCCTCCAACCTCTCCCTTAACCGCCTGCTGCCCAAgtcctcctcctctccatcctctCCTTCCTacaagagggaggaggaggaggaggagaaggaattcaGCTTTGAGGTCATCCCACCGCCGCCAGAGTTCAGCAATGACCCTgagccccccacccctgccccggCCCTCCAGTATGCGGGCCGCCGGGCGACCCCGGCCCGGAACAACTTTAAAGACTTGGGGCAGCCCCTGGACGCGGCCCCTGCGGCCGCGCCGGCTCGCGGCTTCTCGCGCTTTCCCAGTGCGCTCTACTCCGGCGCCGGGGGCCTGGAGCGCTTCTCCGGCGGAGGCCGTTCGCTCATCAAGAAGCGCCTGTACGTCGGGGAGCCCCACCGCAACCCCGGGCTGCCCCGTGGGGCCACCGGCCGCAGCCTAAGCTCCCCCAACTGCTTCGGACCGCAGCCCGGAGGACCCTTCGGGGCGCAGGGAGGCCCCGAGATGCGGCGCGTCAATTCCGCGGGCCGCGCGCCCCCCGGCGGCCTGCACGCGCGCAGGCTGTCCCTGGAGGGCGCCGCCCGGGGCGCGGGGGAGGCCAAGTACAAAGCGCCGGGTGGCGGCGGCAGTGGCGGCGGCACGGACTACGGCTTCGTCCCTGCCACCGGCAG GTCTTCTCACAACACCCCCCATTATGGAAGCCCCATCAATACCTTCACCGTGAGGCCTGGGACCCGTCATCCCATCTCCTATGCCTACTCAGGAGCCCACCGGAAAGCCACATCCTGA